tagtttttctaaagTTTCTGCCTCTATGGACAATAGTGAGATGTCTGACAGCCGTTCTTGTCCCATCGAAGttcttaagtaattttttattagttttaattttgaaaaacttCTTTCTGCCGTTGCGGTTGTAACTGGAAGGGTCAAGAATAAAAAGCATGCTGTGATTACCTCGGGAAAACTGGATGCAagactatttaattttactagcaATAATTCAATGAGTTCTTTAatggaataaatttttttaatttcagaatTTAAGCATGTTTTTAGAGCCTTTAATTGGTCACAAAGATTAAGTGAGATGTCTTTACTGTATTTAGCAGACAGTTTTCCGGAAGCGTTTAATATCTCTTCGCTTGAAGAAGATAGGAGTTTCTCCGGTTGTAATATTTCGAATATACTACTCAGGTTGCAAAGGCTCTGAAATCTTTCTTTAGTTTGagaaattaatatatctaaacAGCAATAGTATACATTGACTTTGAATAGGATGGGTGTGAAATAGGATTCCGGGTCGGAAATTCTCTCATCTTGTGATAACTCATCAAAAAAACGCTTCGTTATCTTTCGCCtactgtttttaaaaacagttGTTACCCCCCACTTTTTTGCTAAATCTTTGGATTCATTTAGCAAACTATTAAATGAATTCTGATTTCTTAATTGGCACAGTCTATTTAAAagattacttaataaaatactagaTTTCTGTAAGTCATTATTTTCATGCTGTAGAGCTTTAGAAACaggattaataatttcaaatagtgaagaaaaaaatgtaacgAGCACTAAGAAATCAAAACtctctaaaatattaattatacttttacATTCTTCACGttcatcttttttatttgaaattaaatttagttggTACAAAGTTTTCatgattagtaaaaaaattttctttactgcTAATAAAGCGTCGTTCCTAGAAGACCATCTGGTAGGACATACCTTTTTAAGggtaatcaaatatttttcagaTGAATCGTCACTTAGCATAGCCCAGCGTTTTATACTATTgccaaaaaaagtatatattttttctaaattatcgAAAAAAGTCGATACTTCACGAACATGTCTCGCAGCATCGTTCAAAACCAAGTTTAAAGCGTGCGCAGCACAATGAACATAATCGGCATTTGGAGCATGCTCTTTTATTAGGGTTTGTAATCCTCCATACACACCCGACATAACATTTGCTCCATCGTATCCCTGTCCTCTACATTTAGTCAAATCAATTCCATattctttattcaaatttaaaatgacagtTTTCAGAACTGCAGCACTGCAATCGGTTACTGCTATGAATCCTAAAAAGGACTcacagatttttatttctttaggcACATTATCATCATTTTCTGTAACCGAGATATATCGAAAAACTACAGATAGTTGGTCAATTTTTGACAAGTCTTGTGTTGTATCCAGAATTATTGTCAGAAATGGagcttttttaatttctgaGATAATACTGTTCCTAACGTTAGTACCAAGCAAACTAATAATTTCGTTTTGAATCGTAGggcttaaataatttatttcacctTTCGGTTTTAGAAAAAGTTCTTTTAAAGTTGCATCATAGTTAGATAGCAGACGTGAAATTGCCATAAAATTGGCAGAATCAGAATCATGCCCCCTCAAAGGTAGATTACAAGATACTAAagtaattataacattaattatacgATGCAGTACATCTCTCCAGAATGTAATTTTACTATCGATTTCACTTTTCAATAGAGTATCGATGGTATTTCCTTGcaaccaattattataagAGAGTGAGGCACTAATATGCTGCTGTGACTTTTCATGGTCAAGAATAGTTTGTGTGAAATTGCTTCTAACCGAAACACCGTTAACCCAAGCAGAGGAGTACGATTTGTTTTGACGATCTGCTAATAACCAACAGAAGTGACAGTACGGTTTGTTTAAAACGTTAGAATAACATAACCATggtcttataatttttatgccTGCCTGAttgaaatatgaataataataagctgAAAAAGGTCGGTTATTTTCTGAAACTTTTGGAAATGGTCCTTGTGGTTTAAATGGAcccaatttaaaaattatttttcgttCGCATTCAGTTAAATTGTCACCAAAATTTCCTCTATCTgatgaaattatattacaatctgCATTATCTGCAGATATATCAGAATCGTTGACTTGGGGTTCCTCGATTTCTGGATGGACATCCGATAAAGTATGTGCTTGGCTTTCTTCTATTTCCGGATGGATATGTGACGAAAAACATGCTTCAGAagaatctaaaaataaacgagtaattgttaaaaaataaatacgaatGCTTTGATACTAAACTAAAAagagttatatataaataaataacgttaCTAAGGGTCACAGTTAAAGAGTGTTCAGTTCAGACGCACACAGATTCTACGCGGATTGTGCTCGTACCTATTAGTAGATACAAAATCACCTGCAGCCCGTCCGTGCATTACTATACACCTGCGTGCTATTTAAACGCAGCGCGTAGTGTAGTGGCCATACAAAACGAGAACCCGAAAGCGAGTCTGCACATCTGAAGTTCTCAACACGCAATTAACGATACGATACGGACTGataaacaaacaacaaaacaaatcGATCCTATAGATAAGttagaattttgttttttttaatcaaggCACGGAACCCTAAAAACAGTATAATTGTGAAAATCGAGGGGGGAGACAACTTTTTGTGACGGACAGATGGACAGACCGAAATTAAAAGATTTCCTTGTTTATCAGTACGGGCCCCTAATAAATGGGTTGGGTAGTAGTGTAGTACTTACCTTTCCAATCTAAATCACTCACAGTATCTTGTCTCTGAAAAAATGAAGAAATTTTGggcactttttttataacctCGTCCCttttctgtttaatttttcttttctcagcGCCGCTGGGATAATCTCTTTTTCTTTCACTCATTTCTTTTACAAATCGTTACTAATACTGCTAAACCAGAAGAACAATATTGTTTCTACTGAATTACAATGTAATgcacatttatataaagcgCGTAAATAAACAGTGCACTGCACTCCGTGGTTTAACATCCAATGCAAAGTACAACAACGTACACGTACATCGCGATATCGATGAAGGATTCCCGGGGATTCCCCGCTGAGTTGAAGATGAAGTAAGTAAAACGGGGAAGTCCCGCAGCCCGCCATAACGATGTAGTGTTGCCAACATTTGAACGCATGCTTAAGGCGGGAAAAAAAGGAATTGCTTTATAGAATTTTgtcatttgtaaaataaaataaattagaaagtttttattctttttccTTACACACTTTGGGGGCCCCCGTGGCCCGGGGGCCCCGTATAATTGATACGGCAAATACGGCGGTAGCTACGCCCCTGATTCAACGTATTACTGATCGACTTGATTCTCTCACAGATACATTGCGTCTCTATGCGTTTTCTACAAAGTGTACTATGGTGTGCGAGCTGGAGCTCGAGACTGTCATGAGGGTATACAGGGATGGGCTATTCGACATGTTGCTTGAGCACAGATCGAAACTGGAAAAATTCTGCTGAAAGATTGTCAAATATGTCACTAACATAAATAGTACGAGAGGTAATGCGGGTAGCGGGCACCGACTCGTccttaaatacatattatgagGATATTTTCGAGTAGTCGTCGCCCGGGCCCGGGGGGAGACGCCAACCCTTTAAGTTAATAAAGTCCTTTTTTAGAAAAAGGGAGATTTGGACACTCCCCTGCTGCTTAGCTTCTCGGTCACATATCTGCCTGATTGCGTGCCTAATAGGCTATGATGTAGGTGTCcccgtttattaaaaaaaaagtgtactaTGGTACCCGAAGAATTGTTCgggttgatccctcctgccatgtttcaacaccgtacgagctgtattaatttaaacttccaTTAGCATAACCTTGATGGCTTCCACAACCTGCTAGTTGGAAGTCTTCCAATGTCACAAGACATTtacttttgcgaactagcgagcTATGGAATCAACTCCCAGTGGGGGATTTCCCTGAGATACAACCCTCGACTGTTCAAAGTAAGAGTACACCATCCCGTAAACAACAAACACAGGCAACAAAAATTGGGTCTCCAtaggctgcgatgactgccctttttgggtaAAGTAGGCTCATttgattgaaaaatataagtcATAATTGAAAAGATATTAAACTACAATTCAATTAACTATAGGAGGTaaacaaattaacaataattttttcgaaattatatttaagagttaacaaaaatgtaaaggTTTTAACTTATAAAGGCATCACAATAGCAGACTATATAATGCAATTTGAATCACTAAGTGACCAAAATTTATGCCTTTGCATCTAAAGGCTTTCTAAATGCTGAGATTATTCACTTGAGAGCTTTTTCATATCTTGCTGAGATGTCTTGCCAGTTAGCCACATCAAATATTGCTTTTACATAATCAGCACGGACATTTTTGTATTGCAAGTAGTAAGCATGCTCCCACACATCAATTCCAAAAAGAGGCACCAACCctgttacaaaacaaacatcttattaatacaaatttaaaaggcTATATAGGATAAAGATAAGATAAGatgccaaaaaaaatatttatttttatacagataAAGTTCTGCCTAAATAGAGTGAAAGATGAAAATTACCAGTGGTTGCTTCCAATGGATCTTGGTTTTGACATGTCTGAATTACTAGTTTCTTTGTCAGTTTATTGAAACCTAACCAACCCCAGCCTGAACCCTGGACACCAACTGATGATGCAGCTAATTGGTTCTTCATGTTCTCCATAGAACCAAATTCTCTGTAATAaggcaaataattaattactaatcCATTTCTTAACaagattaaaaaacatattacacTATAGAGCATTTACATTTAAGAGTATtaggtatttatataaatatgtattcaaaTGAGTCTAGTCTATGTGACCCAAGccaaatttaataagtaacTACTATttctaaatgaaaaataagatAAGAAGCATTCAAACAATCAAACAATTAAGCAAAAGAATTAGTTTTTCAAGCCATCTCATTCTAATTATATGATGTGTTTACTTCTCAATAGCCTGAACTAAGGCATCAGATGGTTTTCCACCTTTGGGAGAAAGGTTCTGCCAGAAAATAGTGTGGTTTATGTGACCACCTCCA
The nucleotide sequence above comes from Pieris napi chromosome 22, ilPieNapi1.2, whole genome shotgun sequence. Encoded proteins:
- the LOC125060907 gene encoding superoxide dismutase [Mn], mitochondrial, yielding MYAIRRIGTTLRSANNVRQKHTLPDLPYEYSALEPVISREIMSLHHSKHHATYVNNLNAAEEKLAQAQAKGDIQTVITLAPALKFNGGGHINHTIFWQNLSPKGGKPSDALVQAIEKEFGSMENMKNQLAASSVGVQGSGWGWLGFNKLTKKLVIQTCQNQDPLEATTGLVPLFGIDVWEHAYYLQYKNVRADYVKAIFDVANWQDISARYEKALK